A DNA window from Pseudomonadota bacterium contains the following coding sequences:
- a CDS encoding thioredoxin family protein produces MVRLSYKGRLIAVTFLIVIIMGICFSTPVGAQGKGVKAPTPAKSFPRLVDLGAKKCIPCIMMAPILEELKKEYKGIVQVDFIDVWENQNAGQKYGIRAIPTQIFYDASGKELYRHMGFMSKEAILARFQDLGMLPGKDSKKGK; encoded by the coding sequence ATGGTGCGGTTGAGTTACAAAGGAAGATTGATAGCTGTTACGTTTCTTATTGTCATCATAATGGGTATATGCTTTTCAACGCCTGTTGGCGCACAGGGCAAGGGCGTAAAGGCGCCAACTCCTGCAAAGTCGTTTCCCCGTCTTGTTGATCTCGGGGCTAAGAAATGTATCCCCTGCATCATGATGGCCCCTATTCTGGAAGAACTGAAAAAGGAGTATAAAGGCATAGTTCAGGTTGACTTTATCGATGTCTGGGAAAACCAGAATGCCGGGCAGAAATATGGAATCCGTGCCATTCCGACACAAATTTTTTACGATGCCTCAGGAAAAGAGCTCTACCGGCACATGGGTTTCATGTCAAAAGAGGCGATTCTCGCCAGATTTCAGGACCTAGGCATGCTGCCCGGCAAAGATTCGAAGAAAGGGAAATAG